In the genome of Trypanosoma brucei gambiense DAL972 chromosome 11, complete sequence, the window CTCTTTCGCCCTTATCTAAGAAACTAACCCTTTCAGGAGCGCGTTTCGGAGCAAGCGATGATCCACCGCACAAAGTAGTCTGCGGTGACGACGACGTCCTGCCGTTCTGTTGGATTGGTTTTGAAAACCAGTCGCGTATGTTGATGATTTCAGATGTGCATCGCCTCTCCTGGTATCCGTTATACTTCACTGATGAATAAGCATTGGTGTGATTGTTGCCGCTTGGACGcagatttttcttttcctttttcctttttttgtttttgaagagTATGAatcacttccttcttttcgtcGATGATTTCTATTATTCCCCATCCCTCCCTCggttgattttctttttttttttacacctgTACGTgtatagtttttttttattaactTGTGTTACCGCAGTGAATGTTGTCAAGAATGGGAAATATtatgaaggggaaaatgaataAGCAACCTTCACTGTTTGGCTGGAGCAGTAAGGTGTACAACAAACATTtcccactctttttttttccatcggATCCCCCCCCATTTTTTGTGCCCGTTTGTGTTCTCCTTTCATGCAGAAACGAATTGAATAGCGGTAACTGTGCTTCACGGGAAAACAAGTAATGAAAgctgaataaaatgaatatTTCTCGTTTTGAGTTGTTTTTATGCTTTTATTTATCTCTTCGGGCAGGCATCCATTTTATTTCCTgcgtttgtttcctttttttgtccgTGTCATTTCCCCCGTTCAGTCCCGAGGCTCCTCCGCGCTATCGCAGTAGATTTTCGTAGATCCACGtattaattttctttctgaataattattttaactatttcctcctcatctgcGCTACTCTACAACAAAAGGGCTTTTCACAAGTGAGTTGGTGCAGGAAATTCTCCTACAAATTATATATAATTGTATATAGTAGTTTCATTTctactatttattttttttcctatcgaagtttattttttttttttgtttctgatgTGCATATCGCAGACATCAAACCCTTGTCTTGTATTTGAAATTATGCATGGGGATCTATGTATCGGCGCACGCACGCAAACacatgcacatgcacaaataCTATTTCCATTATTTGTTCTTatagagagaaggaaagagatacGAATGTTTTTGACATTATGATAATATGAGAtaacagaagaaaataataatcagtAAAGGCAATAAAGGCAGTGATGTGTGCTGGTGGTTTGTGAAGGATGCGGCGTACACCGGtgttcctgttttttttttcctgtttcaaCATTGACACACCCGCACTGTTGTAATAGGAAATATAGATTTCTCTCGTAAATATGACCAAACCATGTAAACGCATACACCCACATGTATATATTCTAAGTGAGGAACACTTTAATCGTTaaagagaataaaacaacggaagaaagaaagaaagatggcggagaaaaagataaattgTGGTGACTACCTGAACGCAGCGaattatattttatttattgatttcTGATTATAATAAATTACctttattattcttatttcTTGAGGAGGTGGCACCCCTCTCATGTGGCGAGTGAggtagaaaaggaggagcagactgatatacatatatttatttatttatttaaaaaggGACAAATGCAGCGGgtatggggaaaaggaaaagcaacctaagctgaagaaaagaaaaaggtaaggGAAATTTGATTGTTGAAGCGCGGTAAGGAGACACATTCAAGCATTGATGAGTATCTTTGTGCACTTAGTAGCCATGTATCTCATCGTATATTTACACGATTCGCCACATACttatatgcacacacttgAAGATGACCTAACTTACTGCCTTGTAGTATTTCAACACTCTTAACGGCCGCTGTCTCTTCTGCTCATGCACGTTCATGTTCTTTCGTCTCttacttttgttgtgtttttttttcattttggcTTCAAACGTTCCTCAATATTAACTATTCGTGGTAGCTTTGCCAACAGACGGGTTGTTAAATATGTGGAGGCCTTATactttgtttgttgtgccCATGCGATTCGGGAGTCCGCTTCAGTTGAGGTCGCTACTTGTTTCCCGCATGCCTGGTCGTTTTGACGCCTTTTTGACACGGCGATTTgtttcaacagcaacaccCGGAGGGCAGCCGACTTGTAGTGACTCTCATAATTCTGCAGCATGTCTTACGGCTGAGGAGTTCTCCAACATCGTCCCCATGTTTTTGTTGGGTCAAGCGCTACGTCAACACACTTCTAATGAGGAAAATCGTGCAGGCGCAGGTGAGTTTGTCATTACCCGCGAGGTATTCAACCGCTACTGTAGCGAAAGCCGCGTGGAAGACACGGACAAAGCTCTTCAACTCCTCTGCGAAAGCGGTGTCGTCGTTTCTATTTCTGATGGAGCGGCGGTTCATCTTCGACCGGTGCAGTTCCTTCAAATGCACAATGACGCCGCTGATGCGAGTGATGCGAAGGTGAAGACACCGTTTGAAGATTATATCCGGGCAGCACAAAACCGTTTAGCGGATGCGGAAGCGGAAGAAATGGCGATGCGCGTTGCGCTTCAACCCGCTATTGATAATGCAGCGAAGCGGCGGCGACTCTTGTGGTCGGGTGCCCTCTGCCTTATGGCAGTCCAACTTGCAGTGATCTCACGGCTAACATTTGTCGACCTTGACTGGGATATCATGGAACCTGTGTCATATTTTCTGGGCAGTGGTACATCGATCCTGTTTCTTATTTATCTTCTCAGGAATGGGCGGGTGAAGAGCTACAAGGAATATGAAGAGAAGGCAGCGGCGTCGCGTGTTCGGCTGCACGCTCCGGCAGACTTCGAGTGGAGGAAATACGATGCGGTGGTAAGACGAGTGGAGGTGGAGAAGAACATGGTGGAGCAAATGCGGAAGTGGTTTAAACATCACTGATATTATTCATAGTGTTGTATGGACCTTTTCCTGGAGTTGTTTATTATCTTCTTTCCATACGTATTCTTGTTTGTCGATGGCGccaaagaaggggaatgggAGACGTgtttagttgttgttttttttttacattgaGCAAGAAGATCAATCCTTCGTTTTTATCCtttgaagggggaaagtgctTTTGAAACACTTTGGTGTCCATTATCTTTTTTGGTGCTTTTCGTGCGCGTTAGTGTGAGGAGATGCAGGAAGTCCACTGATGTTTTGTTGGTTGAATCGGTTGATTttgccgttgttttcttGTGAGTTGAAAACTTGAATTACCTTCTTGTTGttcatttctttatttctacttCCGCCTTGTGTGAGGCTGTCacataatatatatgcatatcaGTGGTGTTGCAACCAGGAGGTAGAGGAGAGAATACTGCTCTTTGTATTCTAAACGTTGGGCCGTTAATGAGTGACGCAACGCGTAATAAAGTTAtggctttttgtttgttttcatcgtttccttcccttttgacCATTTTGCTGCTATCCTTTTTGGTGACGACTGATATGCCATTCGGCTTGCAGTTGACTTTTGTAAGGTAATTCTCTTCGTTCGAGCAATCCCcttaacatatatatatatattgatacTCATAAAGTGTTGTTTACGCTACTCTGCCGTTCTCATTTTTCTCCTATaactatttttaaaaaaattacttACTTTGTTCCCATTTGTTTGCTCTGATTTCCCCATTgttgagcaaaaaaaaaaagaaaagggggaagaaaagaaacctaACGGCAGGttgtgtttattttcccttctttcttctgtcATAGCCGCAAGCAATTTAAAGCTCCGAATCACGCAAATAACTATTGTATTAACAGGACGGAAACAACAGTACCCaaattttttccctttcatttgtagtaaaaaaaaaaaaaatacatttgtatttttttgtttttgcttttttgccGGTACTTTTTGTTCCGCCTCCGTTAGAAACAACTCcggagggaagagaaaaagggaaactcCCGCAAGGGAATACGAACAAACTAGCAGAGGGGAAAtttagaagaaggaaaggacaAAGACGGAAGTGTAACTATAAAGAGTGAAGAAGGAGCGTAGGCGggattattttattttatttttttttccataaatCCCTTGCCCTGTCGGaccagaaagaaaatacataaaatCAATTGATAGTCaataaactttaaaaaaacaaagaaaagggtacCAATAAGTGGAAACAGAAGTGGCGGATACCCTCCCCTACGAATATATCCAATCCTTGCAGTGATTCCAGCGAATTGATCAATCAAAGCAGAAAGGGACGAAGTAAAACCGTTGTGTTCACAGGGTGGTAGCCTACAGATGACGATGTCGGACACAAGTGCAACATACAGTCTCCACAACCACTACGGGAGGATTAATAATGTATGCACCATTAGCCCACAGGCGTCACCCAGCCCATCAGCATTACCTCAAACCGTCGAGGAGCACTTTGATGCAGAGGTTTTACTTAAAGAACAGAGACATCTCTtggagagttcccctgcagCCGAAATTCGTGCCTCACCATTTCTTCGATTTCGGTTGAACGCCCAACAGAAGTTCACAATGCAACACAATCAATACCTGGAGCGATGTGCGCAGAGGGAAGCCTCAGACAGGAACCCGCACCCACTCACAGCATCTGCAACTGGTCTAAGGGAACAGTTTACACAACATTTGGGTCGTCAAAGCATTAGTCAAGGACAAAACCAAAGCTATCAAGATGGGGAAGGGTTGTGTTGTTCCGGCTGTCAAAATCGTTTTGTGGATGCCATTGCTTTGAACAGACACAAGTCCACTTGTAGCGAATATGCTGCACTGGTGTTACAACGCCGTGGAAGCGAAAAACTACATTACACACCCCGCTGCTGTTCTACTAGGGAAACTGCTGTTACGCCGAGCAACACAGATATACGTCCCATACTCAGTATTCGAGAACGCGCCGAGGATCCTCAACCGATACCAGATGTGCTCACAGCACGTGGCGGACACTTTTCGTATCGCAACCAACTTTCCACTCACGGAGGTTATCAGGGAAATGAGGGAGAGAATGCCGCTGCAGTCGCTGTGTTTTCACCCAAGGCGGGAAGTGGAAGTTTGAGCCGCTCTCTTCCAACCCCAACATCTTTGCGTGAAGATATGCATAGCGAATTTGAGGCGCGAgacacaaaacacaacatCCGTGCTCGCACCCAGTCGCAGGAGTTAACTCCGCCGACACCAACCTCCACATGGCACCAGCCGTCTACTTCACTCAGGGTTACTTCAATCGATGAGGTTCCAGCCTCTGTGGCTGCTAGGCAGAGTGTAGATGCAACGATGCCCACAACTCCTCTCGGCTACCAATTGGGTGAACGATTTGATGTGGATATTTCGGTAGACAAAAGCAGCTTTGGTGCAGGGACGTTCCAAGGCATGGTGTCGTATTCCCACCTTGGAGGTGGTGTAGATAGCTTAAGAGAGTCCTCTGAGCCTCCTGACGAGCCACTTAAACCGTGTCCCAGCTGCGGTCGTCAGTTTTTCGCCTACTCACGGTGGCCCCGGCATGTGGCTGTTTGTGACAACAAACGTCAGCAAATAAACTCTAGAGGTGGTGGCTCGGTTTCCTCCATCTCCTCGTTTCGTTTCCCATCAGGAAACGCCAACCGCCTCCCGCAAACTGCCCTGGAGAAGTCGACGGAATTAGGCGGtaccaccactaccaccaccactactaCTACTGCCACTAAACTGACGCGCACAAACACTtcagagaagagaaagagccTTGGAGCCAGTTACGTGGAACCTAGTATTGAGAGGAGACCACTGAGTGCTTCAAACCGAGGTAGGGACGCTATGGAAGGACCGAATTTTGTGCGGACGTCAACGTATAGCAGTGAAACTTTTGCAGAGGAAGATAGCCAAGTTGTTGATGATCGCGTACCGTGTCCTTCATGCGGGCGTCGTTTCGCCACCCATGTGGCCGAAAGGCATATTCCCCACTGTCGTGAACGCAGCGAAGGGAACCCACCAATACGGTTGTAAAGTGTCTTGATATTATCTCCTCATTTCTAATAACTTCTGAGGTGGCACAAACCACATATATACAACTATATGATGGTTTGTGTATGTCTGTATTTAAATTAACTTGCGCAAAATTACTCgttgcacaaaaaaaaaactgcgcGTGTATGGGTGAGTGGACATCATTCTCTCCCGACTTCAATACGGGTTGGGACTCGCTAAAAGTTAGTGCGTGTTTGATAAATACTATTTGAGGTGGCGTGTGGAGCGCTCTGAGAATAATGTCGaggaagcaagaaaaaaaaagtatgttCAGTGaaatcacttttttttcttgtcccGTCGTATGTAAGtgccacacacatacacacacacatacacgaaTGGTTGCGAGAAGCGCAATGCTTGTTTCCATATTTGTCGTgaagtttttttcccctttgagaaactcacttttttttttaatggaaACTGTCTATGCTGCGCAATAGGGATAACTGTTCAGGGACGTATGTTTGTGATGCTGCCCGTGggtactgtttttttttaactttttggCGTGTTTTGTGTCTGACTGTGTgtttgaaggggaaaaggtgtTTCGAGGAGATTTTAAAATGCAAACGGAATAATGGAGGCAATGTATAGGTGCTTCCTGACAAATTACGTTGCCGCATAATAGTGTTGAAgtggttgctgctgaaacCAACATCAAGTGCAACGTTATACTTTTAGGTGGTTTCATTGTGCTggtaattctttttttttttattttaccttcctttatttccttcacggTCTTCATTTTGTGTACATATGTAACTGCATCACGCACATCAGTGTTCTGTACAACGACGCAAATCCACAAATGCCTCTGGTACATGCCGTATGCTACCATTTGTATTCTTCCTACGTGTGTACTTTTTTCATtaccttccttttatttatttttttaaattttgaaATGTTTTTATGTGATGTGCCCATATAAATGCACcggaaccaaaaaaaaaacacaaagaatcaagaagaaacacaaacatttaGCACCTTCCCACCTCGTTTTTATTCACTTACAATACACCTTGAAGTGAATAAAACTAAGGTTACTCTGTAGAGTGGGACAAAAActttgttatatatatatatatatatatttgtttatttatcttGTATTTTGTCCCCAACACGTGGTATCTGACTGATCAATTACATCATGCCCTCTATCGCTTCGATGATTAAAGGGAATAAAGTGGTTGTTTTCTCATGGGTCACTTGCCCCTACTGCGTCCGAGCAGAGAAGTTACTTCACGCACGCACTAAGGATATCACCGTACATTATGTGGATAAGATGAGCGAAGGAGAACAACTGCGCGGTGAGATTTACCAAGCGTACAAACACGAAACGGTTCCCGCCATATTTATTAATGGAAATTTCATTGGCGGTTGCAGCGATTTGGAGGCCCTtgacaaagagggaaaactcGATGGTTTGCTCAGCTAAATTTGAGACAGTGAGgaggatttaaaaaaaaaaaagaagagaaaaaagagaaaggggggaTTACGTGAATATATATGCGGTTGCAACCCTCTGATTAATATAGTGCCAAACGAGAGGTGTTTGCATATGTTGAGGGGGTAAACTACACACCCTTCCTTTATAtgcatcttcttcatccttcacTTGatcgctttcatttttttttatgtttgttCCTGCTTATATTAGGGGTTATAATGCATTATGCATGATTGTTCTGCTCATTTCATACacgaaggaagggaaaacggAAACGGAAATGCAAGAACGGGAGAGAGTAGGAGCGAGTGAACTGACATCAATTCAATCAGGGGAAGTGTTTAAAAACACCTCACCGGTGTAACTTCCCCTATTGATACGTTACGCACGACgctatttctgttgttgaaTACTCGCGCTTTGAAGATCGCCTTTTAACACATGTGCCACATTTCCCCTCGGCTCggtcttctttctttcttacatGTTTGCTtctactctttttttctttgtgtttcctcTAAATTACAACTGTTGTTAGGGGCTGCGACACGGTTTCACGGTACACATATAAAGTTGTATACTTAGACGCCTGCGTACATTTCACAATTGGATACAGACACATAAGTTTTGTTTGAACTAAGGGGAAGCTCGGTAGTATAGAttcgaagaaagaaaaaggaatacCTACGTGAGTATATTGTATAAAGGAGGAAACGGGCAAGAGCTGTTGAAGTCAAATACTTCAAAGAGAGGACGTTTCCACATATACTTTTGAAAAGCGGCCGCAGTGCTGCATAAGTGCAGGAAGTAgagttggaaaaaaaaacagaacaatTCCGACACCAAAACAACATTGGGTGTGTGCAAGTACAGCTCAAAATCGCTATCACCACTTGAAACTGTGGTTTGAGTGAAAGGGACATGTTGTTAAACAATTTTATTGTTGAGGAACGTTACAGCGCAtggcaaaagaaaagggttcGAACAATCATCGTTAACAGCCGCTCACGGTTGGCTGCTCACCGCAGCATCACGGGAGCTTTGGCTATAGCGAAGCCGTACGAACGTATTGAGTTGGTGGGTGGTGAGTACTTCGAGTCGCTATTGATCAGTGCCCCTATTGAAATTGTGGCTGCGGACGGCGAGGAACCAGTTGTCTCCTCCCGTGGTTCCTGTATTACCATCACACGAGATGTTGAGGCGTATTTTGAACAGGTAACATTTGTGTCAAAATCAAGAAGTAAACTGGAGTCCGCAGTGGCTATTCTCAACGGAAGATCCGTTTTCTTCCGCTGCAACATGAACTCTGTTCTGATAGGTGGATGGGCGCGCCCGTATATTGAAAACTGCACAATTGCTGAGAGTCACAACGGTTATGGAGTACAAATTGGCGACAGCGCGGGTGCAGACATTTGGCAATCGGCAATCCATTCACACCAAATAGCATGTATGGAGATTGATACGAGGGGTATAGTTAACGTGCGTGATAATACAATTCATCAGTCATCTAATTTGGGGAACGCTGTCGTCGTCAAGGCAATTAATAGCATCGCGGACGAAACCACTCCGCCAGAGTTCCTTGCATGCCGTCGAGTAGTGGTGACAAAATGCCGCATTTACATCAGCCCTGACTCTTATGTTCCAAAAGACCGCGACATGAGCTCACTGGAAACTCCAACGCAACCGTGTAGTTGTGTGTTGATATCACGGGGTGCGTGCCCAACATTTTCCTTCAACGAACTGACCCAAGGAAACATCGGGTTTACATTCGATGGTGCTGGTTCTGCTGTGCTAGAGGGAAATTGCATATACAAGCAGAAGATATGTGGTATTCTTGCTATTGTGGATGACACTAACTTCTCTCCAGACTCAAAATCAAGGGGTCTACGCATTACCGGAGGTAATCGAATTGACCGCTGTTACGTCGGGATAGACGTGCATTGCTCCGCAAAAGCTGCAATGGCCGCGGGAGTGAGCCAACAAAACCTCATTCCGCTGGAACTGCCATCGAGTCGTAGGGCATTCACGTGGTTCAGGGGGAAGGATAGTGGCAAAGTTGTGGCTCCCCCTTCGGACAAGGATAATTTTGATGATAACCACACTTTTGTAGTACATGGTCAGCCAAAAACAATGAAGCAACTGACAAATGAACTGAGAGAGTTGGCCACTATGGTGTGTGCCGGGCATATTAAGCACTTTACTTCGGCCACTGTTGCAGACACACGTTACGGCGTTGCCACGAGCCTTAACCAACTGGGAGAACTCTTGGAAGAGATGTTAAACATCACAATTCCTCCACCTAACATTTCAGAACGTGCGGCCAAGCTATTGGAGCTACGCCGAACAGATGGAGTTGAGATTCGAGACACGAGGTTCTCCAGTTGTGGCCTCTGTGCTATTCGGTTCGGCAGCAGCTCCTATGGCGTAGTGGAAGATTGTAGTTTTGTTTCCTGCGGTGCAACGTGTATTGTGGTATGTAGTGGGGCTCACCCTCTGATTATTGGATGTAGGTTTGAGCACGCAAAAGGTGTCGCCATTTACATGGACAACTTCGCCAACCCTCTTATCATGGGTAACGAAATCATAGGAAATGCGGAGAATGGCGTGGAATGGCGAAATATTTCTCGCGGAATCTTGATGGGAAATGCCATCGTCGGAAGTACTGTCAACGGTTTGTTATTGACCGGTGGGTGCAGTGCCATTGTTGCAGCCAACTCGATTCAATGCAATAACGCAGCGGGAGTAGAGGTAGCAGAGGGGAGTAAACCGTTTATTCTTCTTAACAAATTAATAGGAAATAGGACAGCACAAATCCTTTCCTCAGGATACTCAGCACCCGTTATTGCCCATAATAGAATTACCAGCGGTAGAAACATTGGTATACACTTTCTTTCGTGTAGCGGTGGCACCGCTTTGGATAATGCAATCGCCCAGAACGAGCGTGGTATTGTGGTAGAGTTGGGTGCAGATCCCTACGTGTATGATAACAAAATTATGAGCTCGAACCGTTATGGAGTAGTAGTAGAAAACAATGGCCTCGGAACATTTGTGGAAAATACAATCACGCAAAGTGGGATGTGCAACATTCTCATTAAGGAGGGTGGTTGCCCAGTGTTGCGCAAGAATTCCATCAAGTTCGCCAACTCTGGTGGTTTGGTGATCGTGAACGAAGGATCCGCCACTGTTGAATACAACACAATTTCCGGTAACCAGGTGGCTAATGTCATTTTACTGGACCGGTACACTGATCCCACACTTACAGGTAACACAATATCTGCTTCATGTAGTGGGGGTGGTATTCTCTGCGGGCGCATGTCCAGTGGAAAATTCAGCCGCAACATCATTACGGAGAACAAGCAATATGGTATCTGTATCATCGAGAAGGCGGAGCCCGATATCACCAAGAACGTCATTATGGGAGAACAAAATGGTATCATCGTCTCTGATGAGGGGCGCGGTTCGATTCGAGAAAATTCCATTCATTCCTGCGGCAACGCTGGTGTTCTCATACAAGCAAACGGTGATCCGTTTgtagaaaacaacaaaatatgtcGCTCCGCGGGTTGTGGTTTGGTGGTGACGAGTGacgggaaggggaaggttATTGGCAACGAGTTTTTCGAAAACGATGTGGGACTGCAGTGTGGCTCCAGTGCGGGAAACACAACGCTAGATGTTGATGAAAATTTCACAACGAAGAGCCCTGGAGCAGCCGTAGCACGGACACGTAGGTCCGCCCTGGTGAGCAAACGTTCATTTGCTGGCAAACGGCAGCATATTCAGTCAACATCTACCGCAAATCCACATGCCCTTGTGCGGTGCAACAAAATATACGGTAACACTACGTGTGGCGTGCTGTTGGAATGTGGGATCTCCGCTGtgttggaagagaatgaGATCTACTCCAACGTGGAGTTTGGCATCTTAGCGGATAGCAGGTACTGCGCGCGGCGCCTCCACGGAAAGCTGAAGGGTATCGTTTTTGAGGGTTTCAAGTTGCCGCGGTTACGGTCCACGGGTTTGGTGACTGTCATTCGTAGCAATCGCATAATTGATCAACGCCACACCAACATTGCGTTTGTGGATTTCTCTGATGGTGATGCTGCAATTGTCCAAAATCAAATAAGCGGTGCTCCGGTGGGCATTTATGTAGGGAACAACTCTACAGTTAAAACAGTAGAGGGCAACGTCATTGAAAACTGTGATGACGGTGTGTACGCCGAAAGCGGGGGTTGCGGAAACTTTGTGGACAACACCATCCGCGACTGTATGGGAACTGGGGTATACGTGTCTGACGAAGCGAACCCACAATTTTGTGGCGGGAATGTAATCGAGCGATGCCGCATCAGTGGTGTATTTGTTGACGCTGGCGGTAAAGGTCTCTTTAAGGAAGCAAGTATACGCAACTGTGTTGTGG includes:
- a CDS encoding glutaredoxin, putative, with translation MPSIASMIKGNKVVVFSWVTCPYCVRAEKLLHARTKDITVHYVDKMSEGEQLRGEIYQAYKHETVPAIFINGNFIGGCSDLEALDKEGKLDGLLS